In the genome of Opitutia bacterium KCR 482, one region contains:
- a CDS encoding alpha-amylase family glycosyl hydrolase produces the protein MMKKTAILVSAVLAFAASAFASAKVAKPVSEDFKRSVIYQILLPSFTQEGTLNKAAEMLPYVKSLGVDIVYLCPLTEHDDDMDKTFWSERQKAAKTENPKNPYRMKDFYKIDPSYGTADDARNFVKKAHELGLKVLFDVVYYHCGPKAVFLKDHPDFIMRKPDGSPDTGEWAFPRLNFKNPELREYLTKNMEFLLREFDIDGFRTDVGEMVPSDFWDNAAVRLRKIKPELLMIEESERHSATEKTYDATYEVLWQRKTIEVFHDKKPAKILRERWESFDKDQPKNARVLRAMENHDFANGPFRKRCEIRFGYRGMDAVMVMNFTLDGIPFIYSGNEFADDAPMTIFSDRTHGRYFTEWANMNTEQGKRRTALVKKLIELRKDPVFFDGKTRWIDNDKPDAVLSFARETKDGAALVVINAADKCVSTMVDADFGGSSELLSYGAKCESDNGKTKLELQPKGYIVLRKSAENRKPKVLRRNRAPIM, from the coding sequence ATGATGAAAAAAACAGCAATTCTCGTGTCGGCGGTGCTGGCATTCGCGGCGTCGGCGTTCGCGTCGGCGAAAGTCGCAAAACCCGTCTCCGAAGACTTCAAACGCTCGGTGATTTACCAAATCCTCCTGCCCTCGTTCACGCAGGAGGGCACGCTCAACAAGGCGGCGGAAATGCTGCCCTATGTGAAGTCGCTCGGCGTCGATATCGTCTACCTCTGCCCGCTCACCGAGCACGACGACGATATGGATAAAACCTTTTGGAGCGAACGCCAAAAGGCGGCCAAAACCGAAAATCCGAAAAATCCCTACCGCATGAAGGATTTTTACAAAATCGACCCCTCGTACGGCACCGCCGACGACGCCCGCAACTTCGTCAAAAAAGCGCACGAACTCGGGCTGAAAGTGCTCTTCGACGTCGTGTACTACCACTGCGGGCCGAAAGCCGTCTTCCTGAAAGACCACCCCGACTTCATCATGCGCAAGCCCGACGGCTCTCCCGATACGGGCGAATGGGCTTTCCCGCGCCTGAATTTCAAAAATCCCGAACTCCGCGAATACCTCACCAAGAATATGGAATTTCTCCTGCGCGAGTTCGACATCGACGGCTTCCGCACCGACGTCGGCGAAATGGTGCCCTCCGATTTCTGGGACAACGCCGCCGTCCGCCTGCGCAAAATCAAGCCCGAACTTCTCATGATTGAGGAAAGCGAACGCCACTCCGCGACGGAAAAAACATACGACGCCACCTACGAAGTACTCTGGCAGCGCAAGACAATCGAAGTCTTCCACGACAAAAAGCCCGCAAAAATTTTGCGCGAACGCTGGGAGTCTTTCGATAAAGACCAGCCCAAAAACGCGAGGGTGCTCCGCGCAATGGAAAACCACGACTTCGCCAACGGGCCATTCCGCAAACGCTGCGAAATCCGCTTCGGCTACCGCGGCATGGACGCCGTCATGGTCATGAACTTCACCCTCGACGGCATTCCGTTTATTTACAGCGGCAACGAATTCGCCGACGACGCCCCCATGACGATTTTCTCCGACCGCACACACGGCAGATACTTCACCGAATGGGCGAATATGAATACCGAACAGGGGAAACGCAGAACCGCACTCGTGAAAAAACTTATCGAACTGCGCAAAGACCCCGTGTTCTTCGACGGTAAGACGCGCTGGATAGACAACGATAAACCCGACGCAGTGCTTTCATTTGCCCGCGAAACGAAAGACGGCGCAGCACTGGTTGTAATCAACGCGGCAGATAAATGCGTTTCGACGATGGTCGACGCGGACTTCGGCGGCTCGTCGGAACTG
- a CDS encoding succinate dehydrogenase cytochrome b subunit, whose translation MGNIKKSMMSSLMKKFAMAVTGFVLASFLLIHMLGNLQTLEGGPHAINAYANFLQTLPWEILWGFRLCLGVCFVLHLLTAYLLVLENSKSRPQRYSVKKSLASTLAARTMIFSGTIIALFAVIHIMHYTVLNLDPSFKLLEWKATSGMYEGKVIHDVYAMLILGFSNPWVSIAYIFAMVVIGFHLSHGVSSMFQSIGFRNEKWRYRLNAIAVLYCAVIALGFSINPLAVLVSKYSDCQILPVKQVEKQFGQLKDTKGEIFINYDFLKEGCKPCAKK comes from the coding sequence ATGGGAAACATAAAGAAATCAATGATGTCGTCGCTTATGAAAAAATTTGCGATGGCGGTGACGGGCTTCGTATTGGCGTCCTTCCTGCTGATACACATGCTCGGAAACTTGCAGACGCTCGAAGGGGGTCCGCACGCAATCAACGCGTACGCGAACTTCCTCCAAACGCTGCCGTGGGAAATCCTCTGGGGTTTCAGGCTCTGTTTGGGCGTGTGCTTCGTACTGCACCTGTTGACGGCGTATTTGCTCGTCCTCGAAAACTCGAAGTCGCGTCCGCAACGCTACTCGGTTAAGAAGAGCCTCGCCTCCACCCTCGCCGCGAGAACCATGATTTTCTCTGGTACGATTATCGCGCTTTTCGCGGTTATCCACATCATGCACTACACGGTGCTCAACCTCGACCCCTCGTTCAAGCTGCTCGAATGGAAGGCGACTTCCGGCATGTACGAAGGCAAGGTTATACACGACGTCTACGCAATGCTCATTCTCGGATTCTCCAATCCGTGGGTTTCGATTGCGTACATTTTCGCGATGGTCGTAATCGGCTTCCACCTTTCGCACGGCGTAAGCAGCATGTTCCAGAGCATCGGCTTCCGCAACGAAAAATGGCGCTACCGCCTCAACGCAATCGCGGTTCTCTACTGCGCGGTTATCGCTCTCGGCTTCTCGATTAACCCCCTCGCGGTTCTCGTATCGAAGTATTCCGACTGCCAGATTCTGCCCGTAAAGCAGGTCGAAAAACAGTTCGGCCAGCTCAAAGACACGAAGGGCGAAATCTTCATCAACTACGACTTCCTCAAAGAAGGCTGCAAACCCTGCGCCAAGAAATAA
- a CDS encoding fumarate reductase/succinate dehydrogenase flavoprotein subunit: MSLDSKIPEGPISEKWSNFKFHAKLVNPSNRRKYRVIVVGSGLAGASAAASLAEQGYNVDCFCYQDSPRRAHSIAAQGGINAAKNYQNDGDSIYRLFYDTVKGGDFRSREANVYRLAEVSVNIIDQCVAQGVPFAREYGGLLANRSFGGAQVSRTFYARGQTGQQLLLGAYSALERQIALGKVKMYTRREMLDLVKVDGSAKGIIVRNLVNGDIERYSADAVLLCTGGYGNVFYLSTNAQGCSVTAAFRCYKRGAGFANPCFTQIHPTCIPQHGDQQSKLTLMSESLRNDGRVWVPKKKEDCTKKPSEIAEEDRDYYLERKYPSFGNLAPRDISSRAAKEACDDGRGVGPAVNGERRGVYLDFADAIKRDGLKTVKEKYGNLFDMYERITGENAYETPMRIYPASHYTMGGLWVDYTLESTIPGLFVLGEANFSDHGANRLGASALMQGLADGYFVIPYTLPNYLARVGAQKISTDRPEFDEAEKNVRDQIKKLMSIKGTQSPRHFHMKLGKIMWEYCGMARSEESLKKALELIPQVREEFWKDLKIVGEENTLNNELERAGRVADFLEFAEVMVRDALERRESCGAHFRVEHQTEDGEAKRNDAEYSYAAVWMYDGEGKPPRLEKEPITHDEVKPVVRSYK; this comes from the coding sequence ATGAGTTTGGATTCTAAAATTCCTGAGGGACCCATTTCCGAAAAGTGGTCGAACTTTAAATTTCACGCAAAACTGGTAAACCCGTCGAACCGCAGAAAGTACCGCGTAATCGTGGTAGGCAGCGGTCTTGCGGGCGCGAGCGCGGCGGCGAGCCTTGCGGAACAGGGCTACAACGTCGATTGCTTCTGCTATCAGGACAGCCCCAGACGCGCCCACTCCATCGCGGCGCAGGGCGGCATCAACGCTGCTAAAAACTACCAGAACGACGGCGACAGCATCTACCGCCTCTTCTACGACACCGTTAAAGGCGGCGACTTCCGCTCGCGCGAAGCCAACGTCTACCGTCTCGCGGAAGTCAGCGTAAACATCATCGACCAGTGCGTTGCGCAGGGCGTTCCGTTCGCCCGCGAATACGGCGGCCTTTTGGCGAACCGCTCGTTCGGCGGCGCGCAGGTCAGCCGCACGTTCTACGCCCGCGGACAGACGGGGCAGCAGCTCCTCCTCGGCGCGTACTCGGCTCTCGAAAGACAGATTGCCCTCGGCAAGGTCAAGATGTACACCCGCCGCGAAATGCTCGACCTCGTAAAGGTTGACGGCTCGGCAAAGGGCATCATCGTCCGCAACCTCGTAAACGGCGACATCGAAAGATACTCCGCCGACGCGGTTCTGCTCTGCACGGGCGGCTACGGCAACGTATTCTACCTCTCCACAAACGCCCAGGGTTGCAGCGTCACGGCGGCTTTCCGCTGCTACAAGCGCGGCGCGGGCTTCGCAAACCCCTGCTTCACGCAAATCCACCCCACCTGCATTCCGCAGCACGGCGACCAGCAGAGCAAGCTCACGCTCATGAGCGAATCGCTCCGCAACGACGGCCGCGTGTGGGTTCCCAAGAAGAAGGAAGACTGCACAAAGAAGCCTTCGGAAATCGCCGAAGAAGACCGCGACTACTATCTGGAAAGAAAGTATCCCTCGTTCGGCAACCTCGCTCCCCGCGACATCTCCTCGCGCGCGGCAAAGGAAGCCTGCGACGACGGACGCGGCGTAGGGCCGGCAGTCAACGGCGAAAGACGCGGTGTTTACCTCGACTTTGCCGACGCAATCAAGCGCGACGGCCTTAAAACGGTCAAGGAAAAGTACGGCAACCTCTTCGACATGTACGAACGCATCACGGGCGAAAACGCGTACGAAACACCCATGCGCATATACCCCGCTTCGCACTACACAATGGGCGGTCTTTGGGTTGACTACACCCTCGAAAGCACGATTCCCGGTCTCTTCGTTCTCGGCGAAGCCAACTTCTCCGACCACGGCGCAAACCGCCTCGGCGCGTCCGCGCTCATGCAGGGTCTGGCGGACGGCTACTTCGTGATTCCCTACACGCTCCCGAATTATCTGGCACGCGTCGGCGCACAGAAAATCTCGACCGACCGTCCCGAATTCGACGAAGCCGAAAAGAACGTTCGCGACCAAATCAAGAAACTGATGAGCATCAAGGGCACGCAAAGCCCGCGCCACTTCCACATGAAACTCGGAAAAATCATGTGGGAATACTGCGGCATGGCGCGTTCCGAAGAAAGCCTCAAAAAGGCTCTCGAACTCATTCCGCAGGTTCGCGAAGAATTCTGGAAGGATTTGAAAATCGTAGGCGAAGAAAACACGCTCAACAACGAGCTTGAACGCGCGGGACGCGTTGCCGACTTCCTCGAATTTGCGGAAGTAATGGTTCGCGACGCCCTCGAAAGACGCGAAAGCTGCGGCGCACACTTCCGCGTGGAACACCAGACGGAAGACGGCGAAGCAAAGCGCAACGACGCCGAATACTCGTACGCCGCGGTGTGGATGTACGACGGCGAAGGCAAGCCGCCGCGCCTCGAAAAAGAACCCATCACGCACGACGAAGTAAAGCCCGTCGTCCGTTCCTACAAATAA
- a CDS encoding succinate dehydrogenase/fumarate reductase iron-sulfur subunit, protein MKVHLKIWRQKSENAKGRFETYTVDNVSEDSSFLEMFDILNEQLVAQDKEPIVFDHDCREGICGMCSMVINGIPHGPERETTVCQLHMRKFKDGDTIVVEPWRAGPFPIKKDLVVSREALDQIQQAGGYISIRTGAPQDANAVLIPKDTLEKAMDAAACIGCGACVAACPNASAMLFTAAKVSHLNYLPQGAPEKDRRTIAMVEKMDELGFGNCSNYGECQAVCPKGITLDFIAKMNRDYAIAKAKQLAAQSE, encoded by the coding sequence ATGAAAGTACATCTTAAAATTTGGAGACAAAAGAGCGAAAACGCCAAGGGACGTTTCGAAACCTACACAGTCGACAACGTAAGCGAAGACAGCTCCTTCCTCGAAATGTTCGACATTCTCAACGAACAGCTCGTAGCGCAGGACAAAGAACCGATTGTGTTCGACCACGACTGCCGCGAAGGCATCTGCGGCATGTGCTCGATGGTCATCAACGGCATTCCCCACGGCCCAGAACGCGAAACGACCGTGTGCCAGCTCCACATGCGCAAGTTCAAAGACGGCGACACAATCGTCGTCGAACCGTGGCGCGCGGGTCCGTTCCCGATTAAGAAAGACTTGGTTGTCTCGCGCGAAGCTCTCGACCAAATCCAGCAGGCGGGCGGCTATATCTCGATTCGCACGGGCGCGCCGCAGGACGCAAACGCGGTGCTTATCCCCAAGGATACGCTCGAAAAGGCGATGGACGCCGCCGCCTGCATCGGTTGCGGCGCGTGCGTTGCGGCTTGCCCGAACGCTTCGGCAATGCTCTTCACGGCGGCTAAGGTCTCGCACCTCAACTACCTGCCGCAGGGCGCGCCCGAAAAGGACAGACGCACAATCGCAATGGTCGAGAAGATGGACGAACTCGGCTTCGGCAACTGCTCGAACTACGGCGAATGCCAGGCGGTTTGCCCGAAGGGAATCACGCTCGACTTCATCGCGAAGATGAACCGCGACTACGCAATCGCCAAGGCGAAACAGCTCGCAGCGCAAAGCGAATAG
- the groL gene encoding chaperonin GroEL (60 kDa chaperone family; promotes refolding of misfolded polypeptides especially under stressful conditions; forms two stacked rings of heptamers to form a barrel-shaped 14mer; ends can be capped by GroES; misfolded proteins enter the barrel where they are refolded when GroES binds) encodes MAKQIIFDEAARKKVLKGVTTLAKAVKATLGPKGRNVVIDKKYGSPLITKDGVTVAKEIELEDVFENMGAQVIKEVANKTSDNAGDGTTTATVLGEAIYREGLRNVAAGSNPIFVKRGIDKAVEAAVKELAKNSKPVKDSNEIRQVATVSANWDTEIGNIIAEAMDKVGKDGTITVEEAKSIDTTLDVVEGMQFDKGYLSPYFVTNTDSMECVLENAYILVHEKKISNLAELLPILQAVAKTGKPLMIIAEDVEGEALAALVVNKLRGMLNVCAVKAPGFGDRRKAMLEDIAILTNARCITEDLGLKLENLQLADLGKAKRITVSKENTTIVEGAGKSADIQGRVKQLRKAIEETTSDYDREKLQERLAKLAGGVAVINIGAATEPEMKEKKARVDDALHATRAAVEEGISAGGSVALLRTAKAIDALQLEGDELVGAQIVRRAIEAPLRQLCANAGEEGALVVKEVLNGKGSWGYNVATGKFEDLFKAGVVDPTKVTRSALQNAASVAGLLLTTECMIADKPEEKPAMPAGDPSMGGMGGMM; translated from the coding sequence ATGGCTAAACAAATCATTTTCGACGAAGCGGCACGCAAGAAAGTCCTCAAAGGCGTAACGACGCTCGCAAAGGCGGTTAAGGCGACTCTCGGCCCGAAAGGCAGAAACGTCGTAATCGACAAGAAATACGGCTCGCCCCTCATCACCAAGGACGGCGTAACGGTCGCCAAGGAAATCGAACTCGAAGACGTTTTCGAAAACATGGGCGCGCAGGTAATCAAGGAAGTCGCCAACAAGACTTCCGACAATGCGGGCGACGGCACGACAACCGCTACCGTTCTCGGCGAAGCCATCTACCGCGAAGGTCTCCGCAATGTCGCGGCAGGCTCGAACCCGATTTTCGTAAAGCGCGGTATCGACAAGGCTGTCGAAGCAGCCGTCAAGGAATTGGCCAAGAACTCCAAGCCCGTTAAGGACAGCAACGAAATCCGCCAAGTCGCGACGGTTTCGGCCAACTGGGACACGGAAATCGGCAATATCATCGCCGAAGCCATGGACAAGGTCGGCAAAGACGGCACAATCACCGTCGAAGAAGCGAAGTCGATTGACACGACCCTCGACGTAGTCGAAGGCATGCAGTTCGACAAGGGCTACCTCTCGCCGTACTTCGTAACGAATACCGACTCGATGGAATGCGTGCTCGAAAACGCGTATATCCTCGTGCACGAAAAGAAGATTTCCAACCTCGCGGAACTCCTCCCGATTTTGCAGGCTGTCGCAAAGACCGGCAAGCCGCTGATGATTATCGCAGAGGACGTTGAAGGCGAAGCTCTCGCGGCTTTGGTCGTCAACAAGCTCCGCGGCATGCTCAACGTCTGCGCGGTCAAAGCCCCCGGCTTCGGCGACCGCCGCAAGGCAATGCTCGAAGACATCGCGATTCTCACGAATGCGCGTTGCATCACCGAGGACCTCGGACTAAAGCTCGAAAACCTCCAACTCGCCGACCTCGGCAAGGCGAAACGCATCACGGTTTCGAAGGAAAACACGACAATCGTCGAAGGCGCGGGCAAATCCGCCGACATTCAGGGCCGCGTAAAGCAGCTCCGCAAGGCGATTGAGGAAACGACTTCCGACTACGACCGCGAAAAATTGCAGGAACGCCTCGCAAAGCTCGCGGGCGGCGTAGCGGTCATCAACATCGGCGCGGCTACCGAACCCGAAATGAAGGAAAAGAAAGCTCGTGTTGACGACGCCCTCCACGCGACACGCGCGGCTGTCGAAGAAGGCATCAGCGCGGGCGGCTCGGTTGCGCTCCTCCGCACGGCAAAGGCAATCGACGCCCTCCAACTCGAAGGCGACGAACTCGTCGGCGCGCAAATCGTACGCCGCGCAATCGAAGCTCCCCTCCGCCAGCTCTGCGCAAACGCGGGCGAAGAAGGCGCGTTGGTTGTAAAGGAAGTTCTCAACGGCAAAGGCTCGTGGGGCTACAATGTCGCGACGGGCAAGTTCGAAGACCTCTTCAAGGCCGGCGTCGTTGACCCGACCAAGGTAACGCGTTCCGCGCTCCAAAACGCGGCCTCCGTTGCGGGACTCTTGCTCACAACGGAATGCATGATTGCCGACAAGCCCGAAGAAAAGCCCGCGATGCCCGCAGGCGACCCCTCGATGGGCGGCATGGGCGGCATGATGTAA
- a CDS encoding co-chaperone GroES, whose amino-acid sequence MAKTKIQPLGDRVLVKQAVEKEQIKGGIIIPDAAKEKSQEATVVAIGSGKLDRDGKRIPFEVKVGDNVLISKYGGTEVAVGDEKFVLLREDDIVAILK is encoded by the coding sequence ATGGCTAAAACAAAAATCCAACCCCTCGGCGACAGAGTGCTCGTAAAGCAGGCCGTGGAAAAAGAACAAATCAAGGGCGGAATCATCATTCCCGACGCCGCAAAGGAAAAATCGCAGGAAGCGACGGTTGTCGCCATCGGCAGCGGCAAGCTCGACCGCGACGGCAAGCGCATTCCCTTTGAAGTAAAGGTAGGCGACAACGTTCTCATCTCCAAGTACGGCGGCACGGAAGTTGCTGTCGGCGACGAAAAATTCGTCCTCCTCCGCGAAGACGACATCGTTGCCATTCTCAAATAA